The genome window GCCGGTATCTGGGAAATCAAGCATCAAACAGTCACAGCCTATAACAGCGGAAGCGTCCTCAAACTCCTTCTTTCGGACTTCAATATTGCCATAGGTTCCCATCTCACCCTGCGTGAGGCATATACTCAAGACCGAATAACCGGCCTGGACGAGCTTAATCATGGTCCCGCCCATTCCCATCTCAGCATCATCAGGATGAGGCGCAATTACTACTACATCGTACGTCTTTGACATGATATCACTCCCTTCTGGTCCATAAGACTCCAGCGTTGTTGTGGCACTCAAAAAAGAGTACTCTTCACACTCATAATTTTCAATGAGGAGTTATCAAATGAAAGAATTGTCCTCTATAAGCCAATATAAAGAACTGAAACAGCAAAGCAGTTCGGGCCCGGTGCTCATCATGAAACATTCAACTCGCTGCACTCGTAGTGCTTCAGCTTTTGATGAGATGAAACGTTTCTCTGAAGACAATTCTCAAGAATTAGAGGTAGTCATTTTAGATCTGCTCGAACATCGAGATATTTCCGCCCTGATCGAAGAAGATACCGGTATCCAACATGAAAGCCCTCAATTGTTTATATTTTTGAATGGCTCTGTTATGTGGGAATCACATCACTGGGAAGTAACTGCTGAGAACATAGAAAAGGCTCTCGGTTCGATTGAAGCTAAGTAAATGATAAGGTAGCACCTTACGCTGAAAACCGTATAACCGTATCGAAACTCTAATGAATGTCATCGAGGTACAAAATCTTCGAAAAATATATACCGTACCCCTGCGGCGAGAGGGAATACTCGGTAGTATTCGCGATTTATTTCATCGAGAACACAAGGCAATAGAAGCGGTAAAAGATATTTCATTTTCAGTCGCTCAAGGAGAAGTGCTTGGCTATATCGGTCAAAATGGAGCTGGAAAGTCAACAACGATAAAAATGATGAGTGGAATTCTTGTCCCTTCATCTGGTTCTATTAATGTTTTGGGATTCAATCCTTCAAAAGAGAGAAAACTTTACACGAAGCATATCGGTGCCGTATTTGGACAGCGCACTCAGCTATGGTGGGATATAGCACTCATCGAGAGCTTTCACCTCTTAAAACGGATTTACCAAGTACCCGAAAGGGAATATTCCGAACGGCTTCAACTGCTCTCAGAAATTTTAAACCTTACTGACCTATTTTCCGTTCCAGTACGAAAACTCTCCCTTGGTCAACGAATGCGGGGAGAACTCGCGGCAAGTCTACTGCATGGACCAAAAGTTCTTTTTCTAGATGAGCCAACTATAGGTCTTGATGAAGTTGGGAAACATAATGTGCGGAGTTTTCTACGAGCGATAAATCGCGATTTCAATACCACTATTATCCTAACAACGCATGATCTGACGGAAATAGAAGAACTATGTAAGCGAGTCATCATTATTGATGAAGGCTCAGCGATATTTAGTGGTTCCTTAGATTCACTAAAAAACCTCCCAGGATTTGGTCGCAGAGTAATTTTTGACTTCGCGGAAGACGCGCCTCAAGAGGAACTGAAAAAACGATTTCCACAAGGAGTCATCATCGAACAACAAGGTGAGCGTCGGTTAGTGTGTAGCATTGATTCAACACAACTTAATCCCATTCGGTTTGTTCAACAAATATCTGAGGCGTTTCCACTCGTTGACCTCACCGTTACTGAACCTGCAATAGAAGATGTCGTGATGAAAATCTATCAGCAAGGGCAACAAGTCTTTCGGCCTGAAGGAATATCTTCATGACGTCCTCCTCTCTTTCGGCACACATTGCTTTTGGGAAATGTGCTTTCTTAAAAATGCTTGCATATCGTCTACGGTACTATACAGGCATTTTTACCTATCTTATTTTTGTCTCGGTGTATCACTTCATCTGGAAAGCGGTGTATGCAAACCAGCATGAAGGGGCTCTTATAAACGGATTTACCTTTAGTGAAATGGTGACGTATATAGCGATTGGGTGGATTGCTCGAAGCTTCTATTTCTCGAATATAGATAATGAGGTCCATAACCTTGTCCGCTCTGGTCAGATCACAAGTTTTCTCCTGCGTCCAGTAAGCTTCCAAACCACCCTTTTTTGCCAAGCTTTCGGAGAGTCTCTTTTCCGCCTTCTCTTTTTTTCAATTCCAATTGGGCTCGTCATTGTTTCTATTTTCCCAGTTACTCTCCCCACCTCCACGCTCGCATTTGCATATTTTGCCCTATCCACATTTCTTGGATTCGCAGTGCTTGTTGCCCTCAATTTTATCATCGGACTTCTTGCATTCTTTTTTCACTCCATTGAAGGGATTATGCGCGCAAAGCATAACATTATAATGCTTCTGTCCGGACTTCTTCTCCCAATGACTTTTTTTCCACCCGCTATCCAATCATTACTCGAATGGATGCCATTCCAGGCAATTGCCTATATTCCACTCGCCATTTACCTCGGCAAAGTCTCTGAATATGACATTTTGGATGCGGTACTTCTCCAAGCGTCATGGTTTCTTATTCTGACGCTCGTCGGTGCACTTATGTGGCATCGGGCGATGCGTTCTCTGACAGTCCAGGGAGGTTAAACCCGTGAAATCTCCCACCCTCACAATATACGTCGCATACTTCATCCAGTTCTTTAAACAGAAATTCGAATACCGAGGAGATTTCATAGCTGGCATAGTGGCAAATATTATCCTGACACTCTCTGGGTTACTTTTTATTGTGTGTTTGTTTTCTGGAGAGGGGGTAAAGGCACTTGGAGCCTGGTCACGAGATGAAGTATTATTCATTTATGGCTATTCCATGATTTCCATGGCGCTCTTTTCTTCAATAGCTATTAATCTCTACGGATTTAGTGATCGATACATCATCCAAGGCGAATTTGACCGGGTGCTCCTGCGTCCCCTAGGCACCTTACCTCAAATTCTCTTCGAGTCCTTCAATTTAGATTCTATAGGAAGCCTCATCATCGGGCTCTTAACTCTCGGCTTTGCCTCCTTTCAGCTTGAACTGACTCCATCGTTGATTGATGTTCTCTGGTTGATTATTAGTGCTGCCAGTGGAGCTATAATTCTTCTTTCTGTTTTTGTTATTCTGGCATCATTTTCATTTCACTTCGAGGATCGGATCGGGATCAATCCGCCCTTCTATAATATGATCGCTTTCGGACGCTATCCCCTCCCCATTTTCCACCCAATTATCCAGTTCATCCTTCAAACGGTAGTTCCCTTTGCCTTCGTCGCGTTTTATCCAGCAACACATTACTTCAATCATGAAGGGTTTGAGATGCTTTGCTACGCTACCCCCCTCGTAGCTGCTATTACAGCAACGATCTCTGGAATGTGCTGGTCACTTGGTGTAAAAAAGTACACTTCAACGGGTAGCTAGGAGCCTCTGTCCCTCAAAAATACTATGGAAAAGAGAGATCATTTAAAGGCATTTCTAAACCAAGAAATGGGAGCTGAGGACCTCTTCTCGCTAGATTTCCGAAAAGAGCCCGACAGGATCTGCGCAATTCATCAAGCACAAAAGAAAGGCGTCTCATCAGCAGCCCTATCGGCAATTACAAAGATTAATAGTAGCCCATTGCCAAAACAAAAAGAGAACCTAGAGAAACTCTCTCATCAAGGGGTCGTAACGGTAATCGCAGGCCAACAAATCGGCTTTGCTGGAGGTGCCTATCTTACAGTACTCAAAGCAGTCACGGCGGTAAAAGCAGCTCGCGATCTTGAAGAACAAACTGGTGTAAAATGTGTTCCAATATTCTGGATGCAAACAGAGGATCATGATTATAAAGAAATAGAATCAACCTCCTTTTATAGCGAGCAAGAGGGTCTGTACTCCCTAATGCTAAAACAGCCTGCGTGTCATGATTCCGTGGGAAAAATTGTAATTGATGAAGAAACCTCCAAAACGGTAAAAGATGTTCTTGATACATCTCCCCTCAGCAAAGATATTCAGCATCTTCTAGAACCCTACCATAAGGTTGGAACATCTCTTCCTCGAGCATTTCAGCAGTGTATGCAGCATATTCTAGGCGCTACCGGAATTCTCTTTTTTGATCCGCTTCAATCAGAACTTGATGAAGAACGGGCCAATTTCTTTCCCACGGCTCTCGGTAAAGACAGGGAGATTTCGGAGCTCCTATTACAACGAGAGGACGTTCTCCTTAAAAATGGATTTCATACACAAGTAAAACTAAAAAAAGGAAGTCCTCTTTTCTTTATGAGCTGGGAGGAAAAACGTCAGAGACTGACACCCCATGCAGAAGATATTGATAGGTTGTACCACCAAGACACTCCGTTCCTAATACCTGAGCTTCTTGAACTGATAAAGACAGAACCACACCGTTTTACTTCAAGTGCCCTACTCCGTCCTCTCTTTCAAGATACTCTCTTTCCTACTGCTATTACCGTGGCTGGTCCGGCTGAGTTTCGCTATCTATCACAGATAAAACCGCTCTATCCTCTATTTGGACTCAAGCAGCCCCTCATTTTACCTCGAAGTCACTGCACAATAATTTCGAAAGCACTCCAAGGACGTCTAAAAGAGCTAGGGCTCACCATCGATCAGTTTTCAAAACCCATCAGTGACCTGGTATTTCAAAGCGGCATTACGGAAGCCTCTCGACCAGAGACCTTATTCTCCTCCGCAGAACGTCAGATTCTCGGCATCTACGATACATTAGCCAGTGACGTTCTCACAGTTGCAGGTGGTCTAAAGAAGTCCGTTGATCTTACTCGGAACTCAATCATTACCAATCTGTCTAAGTTTAGAGGAACGTATGAGCGCACGCTCCTTTCACAATATAAAGAACTCAATGACGAACTGACGAAAATTCAGATATACCTATTCCCCAATCAAGCACCGCAGGAGAGAACTCTGAACATATTCTCTTGGGGAGAAACGTTGGCTCAGTCTTTCATTCACCTTCTAGGAGAAGACATAAGACCATTTGAACATCAACAGAGGCTTACCTATATCATTGAAGACGATTTGACGTCTCTTACAGCAGGCAGAGCATGAAGATAGGAATCACTTGTTATCCAACCTTTGGTGGCAGTGGCGTTATTGCAACTGAAGTAGGTATGGCACTGGCTCGACGTGGGCATGAAGTTCACTTCATCTGCTATGAAATTCCACGACGATTGGATCGGTTTACCGAAAATATTTTTTTTCATGAAGTCATCGTCCCAGATAGTCCTGTCTTTAAATATGCTCCCTATTCTGTGGCTCTTGCCTCCAAGATGGTTGAGGTTCATCAACAAGAAACCCTCGATGTTCTTCATGTTCACTATGCCGTTCCACATGCGACCAGCGCTTTTCTTGCGAAACAGGTTATTGGAGAGGATGCACCGAAGATTGTTACCACGCTACATGGCACAGATATTACTCTTGTAGGGAAAGATAAAAGCTATCTTCCAATAACAAGATTCTCTATTACAGAAAGCGATCGGGTAACATGTCCATCCGAATTTTTGAAGGAAGTTACCTATAAAAAACTCGGCATACCGGAAACACATGAGATTTCAGTAATTCCAAACTTTGTGAATACTGACCAATTTGCACCTCGTCATAGAACGGAAGAGTCCATACTTCGACTGATTGGTGAAAAACGTAATATTTTACCTCTCATCATTCATGCATCCAATTTTCGAAAAACGAAACGTATTGGAGATGTCATTCAAATATTTGCACGAATACAACAAAAGTGTGATTCCTATTTAGTCATGATCGGAGACGGTCCTGAGCGGAGCATGGGTGAAGCTCTAGTAGACGAGCTTCAACTTCGGGAACGAGTAATTTTTCTCGGTAATCAGGAACATCTTTCAGAGATATTGCCGTATGGAAATTTATTTCTCTTACCGAGTCAACACGAAAGCTTCGGCCTAGCAGCACTGGAAGCCTTAAGCTGCGGAGTACCAGTGGTGGCGTCTGCTACTGAGGGAATTCCTGAAGTAGTGCGACATGGAGAAGTTGGATTTTTGGCGAAGGTGGGAGACATTGAAGCTATGAGTACGTTCGGTATACAGATTGTCTCCGATACCAGATGCGGTCAGGAGTTTTCACTCGCTGCAAGGAGACATGTTGAGCGAAACTTTACAGAAGCCCCAATGATTGACCGTTATGAAGCATTGTATCAGGACATCGCTGGCTAAAATCCTTGTCGCTCAGCATGAGAAAACGTGCTTTTTTAGTACATATAATCAATATCTTACCCGCCTTTCCGCCTCGTCTATTACTTAAGAATCGAGAACTCGTTATCTTATTGGAAGTGTGGAGAAGACCTTCTGGCTCGCCCTTGAATCGCGAGCTGCAGAGGTCCTCATAAGGGGAGATAATGCATCAAGATAAATCACGAGACGACTCGAACAATGAGCTCTCTCATGCCAACTTCAGTAATTCCATAATGCCTGAATATGCGACATTCGTGAAAAGTTCAGAGGAGTGGGGTGTCACATTTGATAACCCACAAATTCTCACGCGTACCAATCCATCCAAAGAAGATTTTAAGCGTTATAAAAACTTCACCCAAGAGCTCAAAGCTTCCATTAAATCGCGTTTGAGCGAAGAATATAAAGACTATCAAGTCCGTACTCTGAATCCCTTTATCCAAGTTGCAAGCAAGAAGAGTGATTCAGGTAACGAAGTCACAACCTGCACTTCATATAAATTTGCGATTGAGATTGTTAACCCAGAAGCGGATGAAGAAAAACGATATGGCATGATTAGCGGAAAAGATGAAGATGCGACTCTTGAGCTCTTTAAAAATCGAACTGGCTACTTTGGTCAATATTTTCATGATCCCGATGAGATGTTGGGGCTAGGTATTGAAGATGAGGATATTCAATTTCTGCAACCAGCAACCTCTGTTCGAGCATTCTATGAGAGTATTGAACACTTTGAGGATCTTCGCTCTGAAGCGCCTTCAATTATCCAGGAGCATATCAGGCTTCGATTAGCCATGCTCATGAGACTCCGAGAATACGACGATCCAGCACTTGATGCACGATGTGACGTGCGACATTCGGAAGAGGGAGGGCTCGCACTTTATGTTGATGGTGAAAAGATAGATGGTTTTGATATAGGGCTTGATCCTGAAGACCTCTCGCTTCAGGTTTGGATCCCGAGCGAGGTTCAAGAAAAGCTTGCTCCTAAGAAGTAGCTGACTAAGATTTCACCTCTACCTGCGGCCAATGTGTAATATCGTAGTCATTCATTCCTTGGCTCAAACCTCTTCAGGCTCTCCGAGCTAGAGTTGCACCCTCACCTGTATCCCTAGCCCTCCGAATGGATGGCCAGGCCACTCTAAAGTAGGATTAATCGTCAGTGTGGAGTGATAACGCGGGAACCATATCTGCAAGGGAAAAGTGATACGGCCAGTATCGACACTCCGCGAAGATGAGACTGGATTCAAGAGGTCTTCAGTTTTTTGATTCTGCTGAAGAAAGTTGAGGTATACTCCCGGTCGAAACATGATTGAATCAGATACCGTATACAGGATCCCAAAGTGAAGATAATTCTCAGTACGCTTATCACTCTCATCAATGGGGCTGAACTCAGATTCAATTACCTCTTCCTCCAGAAGAAAGTAACGAATCCCGAACCAAGCTCTCGATGCAGGAGTAATACGAGCTCTGAACTCAAGATCGGCTACCAGGTTCTCTCGACTGAGCTTTTGATTCGACCGTTGTAAAGCATCTTGCCACCGTCGGCTACCAGTCTGGCCCTTGATTGAAGAGAGAAACGTGAGATCAGATGGATGGCCATACATGAGTGTCATACCCCCCTCTTGCTGAGCATAAGAGAAGTGAAAATCCTCACCCCGTGAGCGAAACTCAGTATCTGTATTCCAATTCATCCATACATGAAGAGAACCTTTATCAAGAAAGCGGAAATATCCTTCCCCAAATAAGGTGTATGGCCTTTCCTCATAAAAGAACTCATCACTTTTTTCGTTATAAAAGGGATCGACAAAAACAACTGCAAATCGGAAAAACTCCCTCTGATTGAATTCGCTGTTCCTATTACTCCTTAGCTCCAGCTCAGGAGCGCTCTCCCATTGTAGCTCTAATTGAATGTCGGTATCTCGCTTCTCAGGCTGCAAATCACTCATAAGCGTCAGGCTCCATCCATTCCCAAACATTACGCCTGCACCGAAAAGCTCACGATTATACCGCGAGTCAAAGTCTTCATCTTTCTGATAACGAAACGTTGCGAACAATGAGCCATTTACAAGCCAACGTTCTTTGAACTGAGCAATGAGATACATTTCATCTCGAGAAACACTGCCGCCTGTAACTCTCAATCCTTCTCCCCAGTGATTCCACGATGTAACGTCCTCTGGATCAAAACGATACGTAAATCGATCTATGAAACTTTGCTCGTCATAAGAAAACAGCCGCCCTACACGCTCATTTCCCCGATACGGATCAGGCTCAATGATCTGGTACTGGGCATACGCTTCTCGAACGGACACAGCGAGAATGAGCCAGAAACTAACGTAGAGGAAAGTAGAACGAGACATGTGAGTTGAAGTCTCTCGCTCTCAACTGGGCCTTGCCATGATCGCCACGATTCAATGAGTTCTGAAAGCAGTTTCTTCTATTTTTGCCATAAGGCTTTCATGAGAACAAAACTCTTAACTCTCTGTAATCAATGAATCTTCAGCCGAAGACTCGCTCAGTTTTCCTCATTCGCTGTGGACTATCAAATTGCTACTTGCTATGCTTTTATAACGCTATTTTACGGGTGTATAGCAAAAGGGGAATTATGGACAGTTCAATAAAAACCGCTATTGGCATCGAACGGACAGACGACCAACAGGTTCATGTAGTAACTCCAGATCAAGAGCGCCTCCCTGTTAAGCAGGACGAATATATTGATCTCATCGTTCCGGCACGAACACAGATAGCTCAGTTTAAAGACATAGATGGGAACCTACATTCAACTTCCTACGCTCCAGATCCGAAAAATGTAAGGGTTGAGATAAAAGGCGAGCAAGTAATTATCAGTAATACGCCGAAAGCACTTGATCCCGATCAAGAGCATACGAAAGAGATGCAAGATGCTCTCAATCGAGAACGCTTGATATGTGTAACAAGATTTGAACAGAATGAATCTGGCGTAGCGAGCGTTAACCTTTCAGAAAAACTCCATCGAAAGATAAGTGAGCGGTAATAAGCGAGACTAAATTTTCAACGTCTCAATTGACGCATTGTGACTCGTTTGGAGTACAACCTAAAGGTTCTCACGCTCTCTCAAAGTCTTGATATCAAATCCATCTTCTGAAGTCGGCGAGGGTTTACGCGCTAAGATACATCGCTTAGTCCTTCGATGGAGAATCGTCAGATTCGAATTGTATCACCTTCGTTTCCTGCCCCAACTTTTGCTGGGACGACCAGGTCTTTTCTCCCCTGTTTCCTTTAAACGAAAGTGTTTTGTCCACCTTTTAATCTGTTCAATGATTTCTCGTTTCAGCTCTGGCGCTCCAAATTTCTTGACCAAATCTGGGCTTACTTCCGTCGCCATAAGCACAAGTGGAATTGTTACTGCATCCCCGCTCCCTTTCATAACGAGAAGGTCAAAAGGACGTCCTACAATATATTGTGAGCTTTCAATCACTGACCCCTTGGCAAGCCTCCGGATCCCAGATCCTCCAAGATTTTTGTACTGCGTCATATTGTCTTCACATTCTACGAGAACAAAGACTGAGTCCATCTGCGACTTGAGAATCGATTCAAGCAATCCGTCCCTCACTTTTTGGATATAGGAATCAGTGCGAGATTGCGCTGGGGACATCTCCTCAGATAAACGCTTTACTAAGTCAGGAAGCTCTTGTGGGCGTTCACCTAATTCAAGCCTCTCGGTCAATAGATTCCGATACTCTTGAAGTCTTTGAAGAGACAATGTGTCAATTCCCATTTTACTATGCCGAGGCGGTTCCTGCATTTCACTAGCATGAAGGACCTGTAACTG of bacterium contains these proteins:
- a CDS encoding daunorubicin ABC transporter permease; the encoded protein is MTSSSLSAHIAFGKCAFLKMLAYRLRYYTGIFTYLIFVSVYHFIWKAVYANQHEGALINGFTFSEMVTYIAIGWIARSFYFSNIDNEVHNLVRSGQITSFLLRPVSFQTTLFCQAFGESLFRLLFFSIPIGLVIVSIFPVTLPTSTLAFAYFALSTFLGFAVLVALNFIIGLLAFFFHSIEGIMRAKHNIIMLLSGLLLPMTFFPPAIQSLLEWMPFQAIAYIPLAIYLGKVSEYDILDAVLLQASWFLILTLVGALMWHRAMRSLTVQGG
- the ytxJ gene encoding bacillithiol system redox-active protein YtxJ; this translates as MRSYQMKELSSISQYKELKQQSSSGPVLIMKHSTRCTRSASAFDEMKRFSEDNSQELEVVILDLLEHRDISALIEEDTGIQHESPQLFIFLNGSVMWESHHWEVTAENIEKALGSIEAK
- a CDS encoding ATP-binding cassette domain-containing protein, with the translated sequence MNVIEVQNLRKIYTVPLRREGILGSIRDLFHREHKAIEAVKDISFSVAQGEVLGYIGQNGAGKSTTIKMMSGILVPSSGSINVLGFNPSKERKLYTKHIGAVFGQRTQLWWDIALIESFHLLKRIYQVPEREYSERLQLLSEILNLTDLFSVPVRKLSLGQRMRGELAASLLHGPKVLFLDEPTIGLDEVGKHNVRSFLRAINRDFNTTIILTTHDLTEIEELCKRVIIIDEGSAIFSGSLDSLKNLPGFGRRVIFDFAEDAPQEELKKRFPQGVIIEQQGERRLVCSIDSTQLNPIRFVQQISEAFPLVDLTVTEPAIEDVVMKIYQQGQQVFRPEGISS
- a CDS encoding ABC transporter permease encodes the protein MKSPTLTIYVAYFIQFFKQKFEYRGDFIAGIVANIILTLSGLLFIVCLFSGEGVKALGAWSRDEVLFIYGYSMISMALFSSIAINLYGFSDRYIIQGEFDRVLLRPLGTLPQILFESFNLDSIGSLIIGLLTLGFASFQLELTPSLIDVLWLIISAASGAIILLSVFVILASFSFHFEDRIGINPPFYNMIAFGRYPLPIFHPIIQFILQTVVPFAFVAFYPATHYFNHEGFEMLCYATPLVAAITATISGMCWSLGVKKYTSTGS
- the bshA gene encoding N-acetyl-alpha-D-glucosaminyl L-malate synthase BshA translates to MKIGITCYPTFGGSGVIATEVGMALARRGHEVHFICYEIPRRLDRFTENIFFHEVIVPDSPVFKYAPYSVALASKMVEVHQQETLDVLHVHYAVPHATSAFLAKQVIGEDAPKIVTTLHGTDITLVGKDKSYLPITRFSITESDRVTCPSEFLKEVTYKKLGIPETHEISVIPNFVNTDQFAPRHRTEESILRLIGEKRNILPLIIHASNFRKTKRIGDVIQIFARIQQKCDSYLVMIGDGPERSMGEALVDELQLRERVIFLGNQEHLSEILPYGNLFLLPSQHESFGLAALEALSCGVPVVASATEGIPEVVRHGEVGFLAKVGDIEAMSTFGIQIVSDTRCGQEFSLAARRHVERNFTEAPMIDRYEALYQDIAG
- the bshC gene encoding bacillithiol biosynthesis cysteine-adding enzyme BshC, with product MEKRDHLKAFLNQEMGAEDLFSLDFRKEPDRICAIHQAQKKGVSSAALSAITKINSSPLPKQKENLEKLSHQGVVTVIAGQQIGFAGGAYLTVLKAVTAVKAARDLEEQTGVKCVPIFWMQTEDHDYKEIESTSFYSEQEGLYSLMLKQPACHDSVGKIVIDEETSKTVKDVLDTSPLSKDIQHLLEPYHKVGTSLPRAFQQCMQHILGATGILFFDPLQSELDEERANFFPTALGKDREISELLLQREDVLLKNGFHTQVKLKKGSPLFFMSWEEKRQRLTPHAEDIDRLYHQDTPFLIPELLELIKTEPHRFTSSALLRPLFQDTLFPTAITVAGPAEFRYLSQIKPLYPLFGLKQPLILPRSHCTIISKALQGRLKELGLTIDQFSKPISDLVFQSGITEASRPETLFSSAERQILGIYDTLASDVLTVAGGLKKSVDLTRNSIITNLSKFRGTYERTLLSQYKELNDELTKIQIYLFPNQAPQERTLNIFSWGETLAQSFIHLLGEDIRPFEHQQRLTYIIEDDLTSLTAGRA